The sequence below is a genomic window from Acropora palmata chromosome 5, jaAcrPala1.3, whole genome shotgun sequence.
attgaaagaaaaaaacttaaacgTTTTGTTGCGGCCGTTTTATAGCGtcctcctctttttctttttctttcgttctTCTAAACGTTATCATGATGCGAACTAAAAACTTGTAtggaataaacaataaaagcaatggcgtaAGCGTAGTGCGTATGTATGTAACGACTTGCGTTACCGATAAACCCCAAATGAACCCTTTCCACCTGcaacaattttttccaaatCTTCATAAACGAACTTCGGTAAATCAGGTTTTCCAGGCACAATTGGCCTCTTCGAAACACACTTCCGGTTTATGGGTAACGGAAGTCGTTACATACATACGCACtacgccattgcttttattgttaattccaCACATGTTATTAGCTAattgcgcctaaaatcagcgataaaatgcaccacaagactttaaaacatccgctaccgcagtcatttgtgcacataatcaatgatgacattcaaagaaCGCAACATATATATCTGCCCGCGCAGTTacctgcgcacaaaatcaataacaaaaacactaCACTAACCTAAAAACATCTGCTCCAGCAGTCAACTGCCcataaaatcaatgttgaaatacttaaagaaaaatataagaaaatctcagtgcttctccagcaacttacgtacgaaatcaatgataaaatatacttccaacaagaacctaagaaatctgcttcagcagttgctctcttgcaaaatcagttattAAAtacaatagctgttatcgcagttgcgcccacgggaaaggcctcctttgtttacagctacgtgcagacgaggctaatggatcaatacaatggaaaatgaccctttagcctcgtttatgtgttaaaaccgctgataactgcgataagaACTATTaaagaacttgaaatatcTGCCTGTACAGTCACTGGCGTGCGGAGTCTatctaaaacaagaaaacgatTTGTAAAAGATTAGGAAAAAATTTGCTCCCACAGTCACGCcgcacgcgcaaaatcaacgataatTAGTAATGGAAATAGGAccgagtggagtccaattcggtctgtaatcatacgagtgataacaaaatcggacgaccgcgcagagggagtccgatttgtttatcacgagtatgataaCAGACCGAATTGAACTCCACGAAGTcgtattaccattactaatcataaaaattacaatttccgagaaaaatagccaagttctGAAAAAAGGGGAAAGTTCGCATTAAAATACTGACTAAGGAGGCGTAAAGATTGTTAGGTTACCGGcataaacacaaaagcaagcCCACACACACGCACACGtaattacaactttgaatgtgattggttgtttcTCGCAGTCACCTCTGCGTCAAATCAAGGataaaaatgcattaaaaccaagtataacatctgctgcagtcagtcacgtgcgaagtctcagatcaaacgtaagaaaagcaagtaaaatctcctgttctctatatccactatacagctatctttgatttgaacagtgcaaaaaaatcattcttaaataaataaaaatatttttaaaaaacaaaattttaaaaattggcgaagtggacattttgcaaaggcttcaGTAAGGCAAAAATGGTtaactagatgactgatccgcccgcatgttaaggaaactgacACGAAAAGATGACGTAacactgtcatgtattcacttggCCCACGGGAATTCATTTCAtccccacgaatatggtaggaactagagttagagggaacctgcgcatgcgcaaacaaaacacaaagacaacagtacctctggacgtggtgccaaagcgccgtaccaaacgatttcccccgagatttcggcccgtgggtcccttttgtgagctaaggttcagatacccatcgtcaccgacaggcaggaagggagagataagtcggcccctagaccatatgagacagatcccattcatccactcagctcgactcatagatagtaccaatttctatatatatagaacagtcttctagaaattttctccatgtggtacgctcaggtgtgtactaatgtagagcgatgaagagcatatttaacaattgcgcacgcgctctagaAAATACTCATTTTAAGGTTCAGAACtcttgttgagctcttgttgtctttcatacggtacgttgtggtgactactggtgcaaaatagatgccGTTTACGCAggcgcattgctgaaaatatcaaatagtccattttgtgtcattccatttcattaatatctttttgtgcttgtttttgtgtccttttttctggattccaagcaaatatatttttttagttttgtaatttcatgctctccaatccaattatatagaaAATAATACAAGGGGAAAGCGGACACATGgaatttttctcaaaaatttggttttatcaaacgagttgataaaggttgagttaccaccgtgaaagatttagaaagctgacgtttcgagcgttagcccttcgtcagagcgaatgacgaagggctaacgctcgaaacgtcagcttatatataaatctttcacggtggtaactcaacctttatcaactcgtttgataaaaccaaatttttgttttgatctcccccaccgacgcagcaccacagtttctttagaaactagaaatccatatggaatttttctaccaatCTTCAATTCGATATTTCTCAAGCGcgcgcagtgattttccacatcttgcaagccacgtagagacgtaaaatagtaaaaatggttaatttggagaaagaaatcgaaaatggcaagaagtgaaacgaaactgaaactcggaccatgcatgaacgtattccttaattttgacccctacactaccttggatctgtttcatccaaaacaatgacttcaaaaaagatcaaatattaaagaaatagaaacttgaaaagtggccaataggctatgaaacggcaaaatgattaaaaaatgaccagtGTTGAGAGcgggctaagaacaaagcaaatgcagatcaagtcatatggtaatttaGTAGAGGAGCTTAGCCATTGGTgaaaatatggtcacatgaattagtgaataaattagtggaatgagaggcgttcattaattccgtgtggagagagtgtaccaagttgaaaaatgaatttttgttcgagatttttgcggctttctgtgttaccgtggtgtaaggatagccccgCCATACACAGCCGCACATAGCCCTACATACCCATGCATAGCCATACATTGTGCTACATAACCCTATATAACCATACACAACGGTACATAGCCCTATATACCTATGCACAGCCATACATTGCGCTACATAACCCTACATGCCCATACATAGCCATACGTAAGGCTACATAGCCATGCATAACTttacatagccatacacaaCGGTACATAGCCCTACATATTcatacatagccatacataataACCCTACATATccatacataagcctacaAAGCCGTGCATAACtttacatagccatacataaccctacataACTGTACATAACCCTACATATTCTGACTTGTCTGGTCAATTATTTTGGGCTGAAGGAAGCAGCCAGTTCAATCATAGTGGCGAGAGCGGAGACTATTCGCTCGACTTTTCCGCTTGTCCCGACCCACTGAGAGCGTAACATCTGGTAAACTCCAGTAACGATGGTTCAAAATCAACCAAGCTTACACATGCTCTTGACAATCGCatcataaaaaacaaaaaggataAAGTAGATCGTTATCAGTGTAAAAAAAGAGACTTGCTTATAGCTATAAAAGTACGTTTTCGCAGTTTGTCGCGTCGATGAATTAAAGTCTGGTTTTGTGAATGGATACTCAAACTGTATTAAAGTAATAAAGATAAGGTTTTACGAGAGAGTAGTCCATGTTGACGAATTTCAGTAAGGCATGTCATACAGCCCAGCTAAATAATCAATTGCCGATTGGTGTCTTGTCAGTGTTGCTGCCGTCTCTCATGGTTGGTCAGACTAACTGAGTCGTTGTTTTCGTCGTCGTCTTCATAATAGTTATAGGTTGTGGTAGTGGTACGAGTGATCTTGAAAGTTATTGAAATTGTGAAAACATTGCAGGTgcactttgaaaatttggaaaatcATGTGGCATTTCGAAAAACACTgctatgtagggttatgtatggcaatgtagggttatgtatagttatgtatggctatctagggttatgtatggctatgtagggttaTATAGCGTTGTGTATGCctatgtagggttatgtatggctatgtagggttaTTTAGCACTGTGTTTGGTTTagggttatgtatggctattTATGGTTATGTATGGCTTTGTaggaatatatatatatgaaagaagtattgcttaaattgtccagcaagtgcgaggatcatatcttcagttaatatatatatagctaTGTAGGAATATGTCTGGCTATGGAGGGTTATGTATGGTCATGTAGCGTAATGTATAGTTATGCAGGGCTATGTATTGTCATTTATGGCTTTGTAGGGTTATGTAGCGTTTTGTATGCCTCTGTAGGGTTATGTAGCGTAGTGtatacttatttattacatattatgtgtggatatcagtgtgataaagccgtgaataaaaatgatacccgtgaagtgatatgatatcatttcactgagtgaagtgatatcatatcacttcacgggtttgaattgtccaatcaaatagaatgtaataatttggttggaccaatcgggttgcacgttatattttaaattttagctgacgcctggcgtcaagtttggcgggaagaattgctttgcagttttatcaacgctttcttgttcTTCAATTTGGtgccttgattttttttaagcgtgtaatatgtaataaacaaattattacatgttaagagcctgatatcgtttttattcactcgtttttaataccataccgctcactcgctcgaagactcgctcgttcgcgatatagtattaaaaactcgtgaataaaaacgatatcaggctcttaacatgtaataatctatatatatgtatggctatgtatgGTTATTTATGGCTATGTATCGTTTTGTATGGCTATGTATGGTTTTGTACGGTTAAGTATGGCTATATATGCTAATGTATGGCTTTATGTATAGCTATGGAGgattatgtatggctatgtagcgTCATGTAtggttatgtatggctatgtatgGGTATGGAGGGTTATGTATGGGTATATATGGTTAGGTGTGGCTATGAAATCTTATttatggctatgtagggttatgtatgACTATTTAgggaataactgttttagtaaattttcaagcaattctcttgattacTTCgagtgaaacctcctcaaatcgtgacattcgacgccgcgaaaaaattttttccgacctccaaaatttcagcacaagaaattcgccatcagtttttccttatttgtttaaacttaacgataatggctcatatcatgggcctagggaaccaatcagaaagctggaaaatcattatcctgagctaaaaatttactaattattgtCAGTGCAACAAGAAGTGCTTTCTCATGCTTTTAGCCCAAGCTTGTCATGCTAGTACAGCCttagcctgcgagcaggctcttCCGTTGAAGGGCTTGGTGACTAGTCAAGAGAAGAAGAGCCTGCAGCGATCTCACtcgtttttcagttcttcttcTCTTGATTAGTCACCAAGCCCTTCAACGGAAGAGGCTGCTCGCAGGCTAGTACAGCCTTTTTTTTAAGCAGGCTAACTAATTCTGGGAGTACAGTGATGAGTAGTAATGGTGCAGCAGTCATAATTAAAAAGACCGCAATAATTTTTTGAGGCTTTTCTCCAGACTTTGTAGCAATCTTCCTTGTCCAAAACTCAAGCATGCTCCGACCACTGTCTGTCAGTTATTAAAGATCcttttaattatattttattgaaTCATGTACTCCTAAAGGTAATTTCAAAGGCTTCAATATAAAAGCtacaaaataaagaagaataggagaaaagttatttatttcattggcTTCACTTCCCATTGTTACCATGACTTTCTGCAGCTTTTGCAGAATTTGCATTTTATACAGCATTTCTTTTAACTTAaactttgccttttttcaacAGAGGAATAAACGTCTAACCTCTAAGTATGTATATTCTTTTTCACTTGCAGGACACATTCCTTCCTCGCTGAGTCCAAACATTAAAGTCTCAGAATGGTTACCACAAAATGATCTCCTTGGCCATAAAGATGTGCGAGCTTTTGTCTCCCACGTGGGACATAACAGCCTTTATGAATCTGCATATCATGGTGTCCCACTGATTGCATTTCCATTGTTTGGAGATCAGGCGTATAATGCAAAAAGAGTGGAATACTTTGGGCTTGGTTTGTCAGTGGACCACAAGACGTTTGATGATGAACATTTATTCCAGAGAATAGAGAATGTTATTTATGATCCAAGGTAAGGAATAACCAAAAAGATTGGAAGTAGCTGTTAGGATAAACCAAAgcattgcttttttctttcatggtttACATTTGTTATGTGAAAACGAAGCAATTTTCCGAAAATTCCTTGGCTTACCAATTGCACAAGGCCTAGGGAGAGTTGGGTTTTAGAGAAATTATTTCCTTGAGGAAAATGTTATAAGGGAGAGTAATTATAAAGCTTTTGTTCTCAATTTCTCTCATTCACCAACCTCTCTTGGCTCCttctctctctaatggtgatgACCACACCCCCTGAAATGGTCTTTGCCTTTCATTTGACTTGTACAATACTTTTGATAAGGACATCAGTGAGGATagagagtggttttcaaatgactgcccaaaaaaccaataccaaagtcaCTCTGACCTATCACAcggaccaatcacaacaggaacaaacagcactACAAACCAaacagaattcctagcaattacctgtagtTTTCTCAAATTTAGGGAAACATCATGCATGTCTTTAGGTGCAgttggttttggtttagcttgtcattggttgaaaaattggcGCAAGGTTTTTAAGCCAATAAGTAAGTGTAGCGTTCACAATCACATAGTAATATTACTTTTGAcactcatttgaaaactgttccaAATGAGATC
It includes:
- the LOC141882427 gene encoding UDP-glucuronosyltransferase 2C1-like, with the protein product MTSVESGLRTKQMQIKSYGHIPSSLSPNIKVSEWLPQNDLLGHKDVRAFVSHVGHNSLYESAYHGVPLIAFPLFGDQAYNAKRVEYFGLGLSVDHKTFDDEHLFQRIENVIYDPRFKNAAIRVSKLLRDRQRTPIETTGDWVEYVLKHGGARHLRAQVFYLSWYQYYLLDVIVFLVTIVIVVGMAIRLAFKCLCRLCCRQRGSKSKKE